A region of Acidobacteriota bacterium DNA encodes the following proteins:
- a CDS encoding tetratricopeptide repeat protein: protein MLQFRRVTLMSLILAALLLPGTALADGIVRGKVTDKDGNPVNGVRITLTPSNRAFMTVRTKSKKGKFVVGNLRPSNYRLTAIKEGMRVTHIRINISTPDDESVWKVDTDTPPGAELPQFTVTGLTTVDYDIVMAPTKMEPGEYGTGTRLTDTSAIVQMIEAGRTREAKEEIDRNLEVYPDDPTFNYLAAFCALREGRIDDGLAAVERAIAAPGGLEGARLLKGKLLAEKGDLEAAVAAMREEAATASNPQVVRDTHFEEALVLQKLGRLDEAAASLEKVLELAPERLDVKSVLADIYLKLGKTERARQLMEEVQSSGAEDPTITFNLGADHFNKGEYEKAAELFEKTIQMKPDFADAHRLLGYSRLNLGDLPGAVECLKKFLELAPDSPEAENVRAIVASLSEK, encoded by the coding sequence ATGCTCCAGTTTCGACGAGTCACGCTCATGTCGCTGATCCTCGCGGCCCTGCTCCTGCCGGGTACCGCGTTGGCTGACGGCATCGTGCGGGGAAAGGTGACCGACAAGGACGGCAACCCCGTGAATGGGGTGCGGATCACGCTCACACCGTCCAACCGTGCCTTCATGACCGTGCGCACGAAGAGCAAGAAAGGAAAGTTCGTCGTGGGCAATCTGCGCCCCTCGAACTACCGGCTCACGGCCATCAAGGAGGGGATGCGAGTCACTCACATCCGCATCAACATCTCGACGCCGGACGACGAGAGCGTCTGGAAGGTGGACACCGACACTCCGCCGGGGGCGGAGCTGCCCCAGTTCACCGTCACCGGACTCACGACGGTGGACTACGACATCGTCATGGCGCCGACGAAGATGGAGCCGGGCGAGTACGGCACCGGGACGCGGCTCACCGACACGAGCGCGATCGTGCAGATGATCGAGGCGGGCCGGACCCGCGAGGCCAAGGAGGAGATCGACCGGAACCTCGAGGTCTACCCGGACGATCCCACGTTCAATTACCTGGCGGCCTTCTGCGCTCTCCGGGAAGGCCGGATCGACGACGGCCTCGCTGCCGTCGAGCGCGCCATCGCCGCGCCCGGCGGCCTGGAGGGAGCCCGCCTGCTCAAGGGCAAGCTCCTGGCCGAAAAGGGCGATCTCGAGGCTGCGGTGGCGGCGATGCGGGAGGAAGCGGCCACGGCCTCGAACCCGCAGGTGGTGCGCGACACGCACTTCGAGGAGGCGCTCGTCCTCCAGAAGCTCGGACGGCTCGACGAGGCGGCGGCGTCGCTGGAGAAGGTCCTCGAGCTCGCGCCCGAGCGCCTCGACGTGAAATCGGTGCTCGCCGATATCTACCTGAAGCTCGGCAAAACCGAGCGCGCGCGACAACTCATGGAGGAGGTGCAGTCGTCGGGGGCGGAGGATCCGACGATCACCTTCAATCTTGGTGCGGATCACTTCAACAAGGGCGAATACGAGAAGGCCGCCGAACTGTTCGAGAAGACGATCCAAATGAAGCCCGACTTCGCCGACGCGCATCGGCTGCTCGGTTACAGCCGCCTGAACCTCGGCGACCTTCCGGGGGCTGTCGAGTGCCTGAAGAAGTTCCTCGAACTCGCTCCGGACTCGCCGGAGGCGGAGAACGTCCGTGCCATCGTCGCGTCGCTCTCCGAAAAGTGA